ATGATCTTAAAATATGCAGATCACTATCTGTAAAGTTATTACCGGATAGGTTCAGCCAAACGATATTTTTGGCCAGGAGTGTTAGGTCGTCCCTGATCTCTGACATTTTCACACCTGAATTGGCGGGGAGTGTAACATCCAGCATCATTGGCTTTTTTAGCATCAGTCTCACCATTAATCCTTTTGTTCGTAGGTGTGCCATCAGCAAAGTGTCTGCCTGTATGGGGATGTCGGCATTAATGGTCTGAGTAACCCCATTCCCGTCAGCATTTCCGGTAGTAATTTTATTAAAGCCCAGGTAGGTGCTTACCTGCATTTGTATTGAGTCTGCGTCCTTTAACTGTGCTAATGTTTTACCTTCCACCGCACTGGCCTTCGTTATCCACCATTTAATTATCTGTATCTCATTTTTTGAAAGCGGAGGTTTACCATCTGCAGGCATATAATCGCTATGGCCGGGATCGAGTGTAACACGCTTATATAATTCGCTTTCGGCTAATTTTCCGGGAAATATTGCCGGACCACTCTTACCTCCCTTTAATAGTGTTTGCAGGTTTTCAACCGAAAAGTTCCCTTTCAGTTTGCCCCCCTGATGGCACTGGGCACATTTATTCTGTAAAATAGGTGCTACAACATCTTCGAATATCATGGCGGTTTGGACGCTTGCCGGTTTGTCGCGCACCTGCTGCATCAGTGTGCGCACACTTAGGTAGTCGTTTCCGTGAGTAAGGCTTGCCCCCTCATGCCCGCTATAGCTCATGAGTGCTATGACACCGAGGAGTAAAACGGAGAATAGCTTTTTCGGAATGCGTACCTCGCGTGTCACTTTTTCTGTAGATATATAATATAAGACACCAGAAATAATTGTAAGGGTAATACCGGATAACTTATGATGGATCAATATGTCCTTTTCATAATCACCGGATAAGGACAATATATAGCCGAACAAACAAGCCAGGACTGCCGATATAAACCCAATAAATAATGTTACTGATACAGCTGGCTTTAAATTCTCGTATTTTTTTTTGTATGATAAAATATTAAAAATTGCCGCCAGCAATATAAAGCCAATTGGAAGATGCACAATAAGCGGATGCAAATGGCCTGAAAATGTGCTGATGTTACCTAATCTCATATACGCGTTAATTTCACCGGGGCTGTGTGATAGGCGTTCCACTGACACACATAGATATTTTTATCTTCATCAATACAAACATCATGGCCATGTTGGAAAACAGGGTTTGTTGCCTGCAATGTTGGTTGTAAAATTCCGTTTTTATATACTGGTGCAGCTCCTCCCGGGTTTGATACCACTTCGTCATTTGCATTCAGCACGGTTACAAAGCCTGAATAATCAAAACGTTTACCATTGGCATCTTTTGACCAGCACACACCGGCATAAATATTCTGTTCATTGATTACCGCTCTGCATACGTACATACCGGGCATGTCTATACGCTTGATAAATTTACCGTCGAGTGTAAATACTTTAAAGCAGTTCTCCTCCCGCGAGGTACAAATCAATGTAGGATTATTTTTATCGCGGGTATCAACTGTTACGCCATGTGCATTGTTCAGATTATAGTCTTTGTTAGTATTATGATGTCCGCCAAAGTGACGTATATATTGTCCTTTACTATTGTATTGTATAATATAATCGGAGCCATAACCGTCAGCAACATAAATATCACCATTAGGAGCAACGGCAGTTTCTGTTGGTTTAAAGGGTTCATTGTCCTTGTAAATGCCAATAGTTCGCGGGTGGCCTATCGCAAATATTAGTTTACCGTCAAGCGTAGTTTTCAGTACCTGGCCCGATTGGCCGTAGTTGTTTCCTGTCCTGTCCAAAGCCCAACCGCAATCGGTAAGTAATAAAAAATCTTCGTCACCTTCTTTGCTGATGCTTAAGCCATGCCCTCCGGGCAGGGCAGTGCCCCAATAATCCAGCAACTTACCCGATTTGTCGAATATAAGGATGTTGTTATGGGTATGGTCGCCCAACATAATAAGACGGCCTTTGCTATCCTGCACCATTTCGTGACAGTTAGCGAGCGGGTTTGTGTTTACACTGATTTTTGCCCAACTCTTATCTGCCTTGTAGGTAAATGCACCCTGACCAATAATATGATCATCGGGCTGCAAATCCTTGTGTAAGATGGCAAAGCTTTTTGCGGGTGTGGCCGCAATCAAAGCAGATGCAATAGTTGCATTTTTGATGAAATTTCTTCTCGAATTTTTCATAGATCTGTGTTATAGTATCAAGTTAATATATCCTTTACAACTTTTCCTTCCACATCTGTAAGTCTGAAGCGCCTGCCCTGAAATTTGTAGGTAAGCCGTTCATGATCTATACCCATAAGATGCAGCAGCGTGGCCTGAAAATCATGCACGTGTACGGGATCTTTTACAATATTGTAGCTAAAGTCATCCGTTTCACCATAGGTTATACCGGGTTTAACTCCTGCCCCTGCCATCCACATGGTAAAGCAACGCGGGTGGTGGTCACGGCCATAATCATTTGCCGTAAGCTTGCCCTGAGAATACACGGTACGGCCAAATTCGCCGCCCCATATTACTAATGTATCTTCCAATAAGCCCCGTTGTTTTAAATCTTTAATGAGTGCGGCAGTAGCCTGGTCTGTTGCTTTACATTGTGTGGCTATGCCCGATGGCAGATTACTATGCTGATCCCAGCCCTGGTGGTATAGCTGTATAAATTTTACATCCTTTTCCAGCAGCTTACGCGCAAGTAAACAGTTGGCGGCATAGGTACCGGAATCCCTGCTATCGGGCCCGTACATTTCAAATATCTCGTTTGGTTCATCTGCAGTGCTCATTACCTCTGGTACGGAGGTTTGCATGCGATAGGCCATTTCATACTGTGCTATGCGGGCATCTACTTCCGGGTCGCCGTAGGCAGCATTTTGTATCTGATTTAGTTTTGAGAGATACTCGAGCATTTCTTTCCGGTCTTTACCATCGTACCCATCAGGATTGTTCAGAAATAACACCGGATCTTTCCCCGCCCTAAACTGCACTCCCTGATGTTTAGATGGCAGGAAACCGTTACCCCATAACCGGGCATATAGCGGCTGATCTTTTTGTCCGTTTTTGGAAACCAACACAATAAAAGTTGGCAGGTTATTGTTGTCCGACCCCAGGCCATAACTTATCCACGACCCAATGGAAGGTCTACCGGGTAACTGATTACCGGTTTGAAAAAAAGTAATAGCAGGGTCATGATTTATCGCCTCTGAATGGATTGATTTTACTATACAAAGCTCATCAACTACAGCTGCGGTAAAAGGCATCAACTCGCTCATCCAGGTCCCGTTTTGGCCATGCTGGTTAAATTTGTAATATGATGGCACCATGGGCAACGCGCTTTGGTTGGCGCTCATACCCGTAAGCCGTTGTCCTTTGCGTACCGAATCCGGTAGGTTTTGGCCCATCAATTTGGCCAGCACGGGCTTGTAATCAAATGTTTCGAATTGAGATGGGCCGCCGCTTTGAAACAAGTATACCACCCTTTTTGCCTTTGGTGCAAAGTGGGGTAATGCCCTTAAAATATCTGCCTCCAGATCGCCGGTCGATATAGACGCTGCATTGGGCGAACCGCTAAACAGCTTGTTACCGAATAATGACCCCAGGGCCAATGCCCCGATCCCCAAAGATGTTTTGGTTAAAAAATTGCGACGGTCAAGCTTTTTATTGAGCTCATTAAATTCCGGTGTATGGAGCCTGAACTCCTCATCATGATGAAAATCAGACATACAAATTTATCTTTTGGTTAATGATGCATCAGAGTTAATGATGGCGCTGGCAACTACTGAATTGGCGGCAATCATTGAGCTGTCCAGCGTTTTATCGATTTTATACTGTCCCGTATTAAGCCAACCCGTTTGCTTTTCAGGATGCTGCCTGAATTTTTTTAACTCGGCCTGTTGCAGTGCGAGCAGCAGGCTTACCTCGCCAGGCGTGGGCCTGTGCCCGGTGAGTTTACGGTAAGTTGTAATGATAGCTTCACGGTTGTCAGGCGTCCGGGTCATTTGTTCTCCCATTACTTTGGCAGCTTCTACAAAGGTTGGATCATTAAGGGTCACCAACGCTTGCAGTGGCGTATTGGTTTTTTGCCTTCGCATGGTGCAGTAATTACGTGCAGTGGCATCAAAAGTTGCCAATGTTGGGTTAGGTACCGAACGCTTGATGATCACATATAAACTGCGCCGATAAACAGATTTACCTGTATCGGGTTTATACGTGGTATTATTAATCTCCCAAAGGCCTTCGGGTTGGTAGGGTTTCACGCTTTTACCGCCTATTTGCGTATTAAGTAATCCACTTGCTAAAAGCGCATTATCGCGGATCATTTCGGCCTGCATACGATAAGCGGGGCCATGTGAAAGGAGCCGGTTCTCTGCATCATTTTCTACGGCTGCTTTGCTTGCACGGGAATCTTGCCTGTACGTGGCTGACATGACAATCATTTTATTGAGCTGCTTTACATTCCAGCCGGATTCAATAAAAGTTGTAGCCAGCCAGTCCAGTAACTCGGGGTGACTTGGCATTTCGCCCTGGTTGCCAAAATCCTCGGCAGTTTTTACGATTCCCGTCCCAAAAAAGTTCTGCCAAAAACGGTTTACAGCAACCCTTGCAGCCAGTGGATTATCAGGATTGGTTACCCATTGTGCCAGGCCATACCTATTCTTTGGCAAATGCTTATCAAAGGGCAAAATAGCCTCCGGCGTATTTGGATAAACCTGTTCGCCCGGCATATCATAATTGCCCCGCTTTAGCAAGAACGTTTTTTTAGGTTTGGCCATTTCCCGCATCACCATTATTTCATCAATATTCTCTGTAGAATCTGATAATTCAGTTCGCAACGCCGTTAATTTTTGTTTCCCGGATTGTACATCCGGATCGATTGCTGAAAGATAATATGCCCTTAAGTTATTTAACTCATCCGGAGTTACCCCGGCTTTATTCTTGGCTGTAATTTGCAACCAGCTTGCTTTCTGCGCCAATATTTTAATTTCAAACGGTGTTAAAGTACGGTTATAAACGGTAATATCGTCCACCTTACCATCCTTAAAACCACGGCCACGCCACCAGGCGCCTATTTGCAGGCCAGGGCCTCCTCCGTTAAAAAGGATATCTTTGGTAAGCTCGTCTATCGTGGTTTCCATGGGTAGTTCCGAGCCATCCATATATAATTTAAATCCGGCAGCCTTCGACGAACCATCGTAAGTGGCCGTAAGTTGTATCCATTTATCACGCGGTACATCAGGAATACTCACTTTTGTAATAGCATTTGACGGACCTGTATGGGTCATATTTAGCTCCAGCTTATTGTTATTCAAATAGAGATGGTATCCTTTGAAATTATATAAACGCTCAGCGTTGCTTTTGTGAAAGATAACGCCCTCGGTTAGCTGCTTTGGTATGTTAACCCACATGCCTATGGTAAACGGCTGTGATCTCCTGAAAATACCGGTTTTGTTAAGATCGAGCCAGCTGTCACCATTGAGTACAATGGCTTTACCGTTACCGTTATTCTCAAACACCGCCTTTTCACCTGCCTGCCCGGTTTCGCGTTTCATTGTGGCAATATCTTTAGGGTTCATGTTATTGACCAGGCTTCCTTTATCAAAAGTGTAGTAGGCCTGTATGCCGTTACCTGGAATTTTGTCGGCAGATAGTTTTTTGTAGCCACCGTCATTGATCCATTTATCAAAGCTGGCAGCAGCCTTGTTTTCTGTTTGAGTAAGGGCTTCCTGTTCTTTTTTTATGTTGTTATTGATAAACTGGAGTACTTTTTCTTTTTGTTCGGTAGGTAATAGCAACGTAGGTGTAGGCAGTGCATCGTCAAAGGATATCTGGCCGGCTTCTTTTATATTGTTAAAGAAACTGAACAGCTCATAATAATTCTTTTGAGATATTGGGTCGAATTTATGATCATGGCATTTGGCGCAGCCTACAGACATAGCCAGCATAGCATTGCCAAAAGTATTTGTTCTATCAATAACATATTCTGTCTGAAATTCTTCCTCAATAATCCCACCTTCCATATTTTGCTGATGGTTGCGGTTAAAAGCCGTGGCCACTATCATATCGCGTGTGGGGTGTGGCATCAAATCACCAGCCAGTTGCCACTGTATGAATTTATCATATGAAAAATTCGTATTGAAGGCTTTGATCACCCAATCGCGATATGGCGACATGTCCCTGATCCTGTCAACCGTATATCCATGTGAATCGGCATATCGGGCAACATCCAGCCAGTCAACCGTCATTTTTTCTCCATAATGTGGGGAAGATAGCAATCGGTCAACCTGTTTTTCATAGGCATTAGGAGTGCCATCCTTTAAAAAAGCATCTATTTCGGCTATGGTAGGCGGAAGTCCCGTAAGGTCAAGTGTAACGCGGCGCAGCAGTAATTCTTTATCTGCCTCCTTTGCCGGTTGCAACTTTTGCTGCTTTAGTTTAGCCAGTACAAAATTATCGATAGGGTTGTTTATAATACCATCTGCTGCCGGTATATGAGGTTTTACCGGTTTAACAAAAGCCCAATGAGGTTTGTATACCGCGCCATTATCAATCCATTTGATCAGAATGGCTTTTTCATGTGCGGTAAGGGTATGGTGCGATTCGGGTGAGGGCATCATATACTTTGGATCATCTGACATGATGCGGTGAAATAATTCGCTGCCATCTATATTTCCGGGAGCTATAGCTACTTTACCTTTATCGTCGGGCAAACTGGCGTAGGCAAACTGGGCGATATCCAATCGTAGACCCGCCTTTTGCTTAGCTTTGTCGGGCCCATGGCAGGCAAAACATTTATCAGACAGGATCGGTTTTACGTCTGAGTTATAGTCCGGTGGACCAGGTAAGGCATTGTAAGCCCCCTTTACATCAGACGGCAACTCAACGGTTGTTGAATAATGGAAGATGACAGCAAGTAACAATACAGCACTAAACAGTATCAATATGAGCCTTCTCATAACGTAAATATTCCGCGTTTATAATCAATATATTACCTATAGCACAAATCCCTTGGTTTAGTGAATGGCTGTTCTACGTATATTCCATCGCCAGGGAAAAGAACGTCTGTACTAAATGTAAGAAATTCAGTCTTAAAAGTCCCACGGAAAACTTAGCAGAGTGCCCCCAAACCATGCGCATTGAGATTTCGGTGGTAGCCATTGGTAGTTTCAACAAGATCTAAAGATAGATTGATTAAAATCAGAATTATTGCATTTTGATTTATTTGGGTGACTTTGTATCAAAAAGTAACAGTAGCCTTGAAGTAATAAATTAATTAGTTGTCAAAGCCTTGGTTGGGGATTTCTAAATATTACACTTTAAGGATCAACTTGAAATTCTTTGAAATAAGATGATATGTGCGGAAAATGAAAAAGCCCGCAGATACAATATCTGCGGGCTTTTCGGCATATCGCGTAACAAAGCGTTACAATGATTTTAGCCTTTTTGTCGGGACGACTAGACGACGCCCTGATATCGCAATATATTGAATTTCAGTATTTCGTGTCAACGGCTTTACACCTACTCACTGTTTTACTCCGGCCACTAAAAGAACGTTACCGGGTGAAATTAATTAATATACGAGAACCATCCAAATGATATGAATTGATAGCATCTTGTCTTAATAAAGGCTTTGGAGAGTTGAATCCGCTCTATAACGCTTTCAGATAACAGCGTTCTTGAAATGTAGGGAATCATCTTTGTATCGCAGCCAGGTCGCGGATATATGAAATGAATTACCTGGGAACGCCCCAAAATTGGCCGGCTATCACCAACAGGAAAAGCCACTCGCGGTTGGCTATCCTGGCAAATGCTAATATTTTTAGTGTTTCAAGTATCTTTATGAAATGAAACTTTTTGATGACATTGAATTATTTGACGAAGGAAGGAAACGTTTTATAGATTTCATGTTGCCAGGCGCCGATCTTCGCTTATGGGAACAATTTTTTTGCAAAGACCTTTCAGATAGATATTATAAAATATTAATAAATACAACACCTTGGGGCCAACGTTCAAGGAAAATGTATGAAAAAGTCATACCAGATCCGAGATTAACTGCTTACTATGGTGGCGCTAATGGGTTGGAATGGACGGAGCATTTATTGGAAATTAAAGGACTAGTGGAAAGCGAATGCGGAATATGTTTTGACCGGGTGTTACTCAATTATTACCGGGATGGCAATGATTCGGTCGCATGGCATAGTGATACACTTCCAAAAGACGGAAAGCATCATCCTATCGCATCTGTTACTTTTGGAGATACCAGACTTTTTAAAATTCGTCGTAAAACCGACAAAAGTATAACACAGCTTAGTATCCCTTTGACGCATGGCAGCTTTCTGTTGATGGGAGCATCAATGCAAGATCTATATGAGCATCATGTGCCTAAAACCAGAAAGATTGTGGGAGGTAGGATCAATCTTACATTTCGAATCTCTGATCCGTCAAAATCGGTGTACCTGGCGGATAACAAAGATATTTAGCTCTTAACTCATTTCAAAAAGGCAGATCGAATTTGCACTTTTAATTTGTGAGCGAGATGGTTGCTTACATTAAACCAGAATGGATATGTTTTTGTTAGAAGATCATACATACATTAAGATATTATGGCCAAATCAACTAACTCACATAAAATCTTGCTTGGAAAAGGCAATGAACTTGAGGAAGAAGGTTCTTTTGATGAGGCTGAAAAGTTATATCTGGAGGCTATAGATAAACAGCCGCTTGAAGCCGGCGCTTATAATCGCCTTATGATAATTTATCGTAAGCAAAAAGCGCCTGACGCTGAATGAAAAATTATTATGAAGGCTATAAAGACCTATAAAGATGACGTAAAAGCAACCCAAACTTCGTGGATACAATCTAATAAAAAAGCCGCGTGCCTAAGTAGGCAATTGATTCAGTCTTTAGGTCTGGCCAATAAACGTGGGCTGCCAGTCAATGAACCTCCTCAAATGGAAACCTGGAGAAAACGCCTGGCAAACTTGAAGAAGAAGTTATAAAAATATATGGATATGAAAGAGAGGATGAGGTAAACATATAGCGACTATCACCATTTGTATCAGAAATCCGGTTTATTGCGCAGTTTTGAAATGAGAACTTCTGAATAGTTTTTTGTAAAAGCTAAAAAACATAATCTTTACATATAGCCCTAGGATCATTTATTTTGCGCGGCACTAAAATACCTTTAGCAACAATCTCTCCCTTGAAACCGATAGCATAATAAGCGAACAGATCTGAAAATTTTTCTTCTGGAACTGCTGACGCATGTCCATTACTGATATTATAATTCTAATTGCTCAAGTCCTTTATCTGCTGGGGTATTTAGCACGTTTCCGTTTATATCATAGCGTGCACCGTGGCAAGGGCAATCCCAGGATCTTTCTGCTTCATTCCATTTTACATCGCATTTCATATGTGTGCATACTGGGTTCACGACGTGAATCTCACCCTGATCATCCTTATAAATAGCGATTTTCTGATCCTCATATTCTACTACTTTACCTTCGCCAGGCGCGATGTTAGTCAGCTGTTTCAACTGCTCCTTGTTGATTATTTTATCAAGAAATTGTGTTACTACATCCACGTTGTGCGAAATAAACGAACTAAAACCGGCGATGGGTTTAATCCTGTTGGGATCATAAAGCTTAGTGAATTTTGCATCTCTTCCTAAGATAGTTCTTGTTAAAAGTAGCGCAGCCACACTACTATAAATCATTCCATTGCCGCCATAGCCGGTACAAACATAGATATTGTCCGCCTGCCCTGGAAGGTTACCGATGTAAGGAAGCCCGTCTGCCGGTTCATAATACTGGGAGGACCAGCGATATTTGATCTCCTTAATCCTGAAATGTTGTTTTAAGTAATTCTCCAGCTTTAAGAAACACTGCGTATTGTTTTCCATATGACCTGTTTGATGATCTTCACCGCCAGCAATGAGATATTTCTGGCCATCTACTTCCTGAGTTCTGTAATATCTGTAGGGATCGTATAAATCGTAGGAGAGATCATCGAGGTATTGATCATCTTCGAGAATAATAGCCATGGCATAACTACGATACGGAACACAGCGTAAATGTAAGAGATTAATTCCAGGCGGGATATGTGTCGCATACACTACCGACTTGCCCCGAAACGTTCCGGCACTCGTCTGCACCTGAACGTGTGATTTTTCATTTTCTACGTGGATAACCCGGTTTTCCTGCATAATGATGCCACCTGACCCTTCAAACGCTTTGGCGAGTGCATTAACATAGCTCATGGGGTTGAATTTAGCCTGCCCACCCGCTTTAATAGCCCTGGAGAAGGGAATTGGGACAGGAATATTTTCGCTGAGTTCCACGCTTACACCAGCTGTAACCGCCGATTGGCGAATCTTCTCCAATTCCTCTTCCTGTTCTTTGGACTGTCCCAACGGCATCTAATAAATGTAGTTTTAGTTTCATTATGATGCTTTCAGGGATATCTTGAAAACATTTACTTAGCGCAAAATCAGTGATTTTCTTAACCTGGTTTTCCATAGTGACTTGTTTCAATGTTAAATAGGTGACGAAGGCACACCTATGAATCAATTCCCTCCGGCCTACTTAATAAATTATTAAATATTTCCAACAATGTATTGACATATTGATGCCTTACTAAAACCGGATTCCCGGAGTTTTCAGGTCTGATTATTCCCTTAGAGAGGATTTTAGATTTATAACTAATTGCATAAATGGAAAACAATTCAATAATTCCTTCTTCCGGCACTGTAGAAGCATATCCGGTAATGGCTATTCCCCAATCGGATAAGAATAAATCGCAGACATTGATCGCCATTTCAATGGCGACTTTTTCCGAAACACAGTTGCATGATAAGGCGTGTACCGGCTCAACACTTAGATGCTGGACTTTTTGACCAATATTGTAAACGGTGATCCCACCTTGAAAGAAATTTATCGCATTATCAGCAAGCGAAAAAGCAACTTGCATATGCCCTGCGGTAACACTTTCCGCGACTGCTATAGTTTGATTTTTCGCCAAAATTATTTTTCCAATATTCGACAAGTTGTTAGCATTCACGAATTCATTATTCATATTATTCTGTCGTTTTTTCAATTATAGGGTTCTATAGAAATCTTATTTGTATAAATTTCCTAGTGCCTTTTCGGAAATTATTTCATCAATTTTTTTCTGTAAATCTGATCCACTAAATGGTTTGCTGATGTAATCGTCTCCGGGACATTCTTCCATCAGTTCCTCAATGTCTATAGAAGCAGAAACAATAAGAATCGGGACGCCTTTGGTTCTTTCATTGGATTTTAGCGCCTTACATACCTCCAGAATATTAGCGTCGTGCAGTTGACTATTTATAATAAACAGGTCGGGTTTCTCAAATAGTCCTTGCAGAAGCTGTCTTCCCGAATCTATAAACGATAAGCTGAAGCGATTTTTTAGCATAGACGATAGCAGCAATTTCACATCAGCATCATTTTCTGTAATGAGAATTTTTTTTGCCATGACTACTTTTTT
The Chitinophaga sp. MM2321 DNA segment above includes these coding regions:
- a CDS encoding DUF2231 domain-containing protein — encoded protein: MRLGNISTFSGHLHPLIVHLPIGFILLAAIFNILSYKKKYENLKPAVSVTLFIGFISAVLACLFGYILSLSGDYEKDILIHHKLSGITLTIISGVLYYISTEKVTREVRIPKKLFSVLLLGVIALMSYSGHEGASLTHGNDYLSVRTLMQQVRDKPASVQTAMIFEDVVAPILQNKCAQCHQGGKLKGNFSVENLQTLLKGGKSGPAIFPGKLAESELYKRVTLDPGHSDYMPADGKPPLSKNEIQIIKWWITKASAVEGKTLAQLKDADSIQMQVSTYLGFNKITTGNADGNGVTQTINADIPIQADTLLMAHLRTKGLMVRLMLKKPMMLDVTLPANSGVKMSEIRDDLTLLAKNIVWLNLSGNNFTDSDLHILRSFVNLEKLRIEKNPVTDDVYNNLVSLKHLEAVNLNETKITEMTVVNLKKNTGIKRIYTWGTAIKQN
- a CDS encoding DUF1553 domain-containing protein is translated as MRRLILILFSAVLLLAVIFHYSTTVELPSDVKGAYNALPGPPDYNSDVKPILSDKCFACHGPDKAKQKAGLRLDIAQFAYASLPDDKGKVAIAPGNIDGSELFHRIMSDDPKYMMPSPESHHTLTAHEKAILIKWIDNGAVYKPHWAFVKPVKPHIPAADGIINNPIDNFVLAKLKQQKLQPAKEADKELLLRRVTLDLTGLPPTIAEIDAFLKDGTPNAYEKQVDRLLSSPHYGEKMTVDWLDVARYADSHGYTVDRIRDMSPYRDWVIKAFNTNFSYDKFIQWQLAGDLMPHPTRDMIVATAFNRNHQQNMEGGIIEEEFQTEYVIDRTNTFGNAMLAMSVGCAKCHDHKFDPISQKNYYELFSFFNNIKEAGQISFDDALPTPTLLLPTEQKEKVLQFINNNIKKEQEALTQTENKAAASFDKWINDGGYKKLSADKIPGNGIQAYYTFDKGSLVNNMNPKDIATMKRETGQAGEKAVFENNGNGKAIVLNGDSWLDLNKTGIFRRSQPFTIGMWVNIPKQLTEGVIFHKSNAERLYNFKGYHLYLNNNKLELNMTHTGPSNAITKVSIPDVPRDKWIQLTATYDGSSKAAGFKLYMDGSELPMETTIDELTKDILFNGGGPGLQIGAWWRGRGFKDGKVDDITVYNRTLTPFEIKILAQKASWLQITAKNKAGVTPDELNNLRAYYLSAIDPDVQSGKQKLTALRTELSDSTENIDEIMVMREMAKPKKTFLLKRGNYDMPGEQVYPNTPEAILPFDKHLPKNRYGLAQWVTNPDNPLAARVAVNRFWQNFFGTGIVKTAEDFGNQGEMPSHPELLDWLATTFIESGWNVKQLNKMIVMSATYRQDSRASKAAVENDAENRLLSHGPAYRMQAEMIRDNALLASGLLNTQIGGKSVKPYQPEGLWEINNTTYKPDTGKSVYRRSLYVIIKRSVPNPTLATFDATARNYCTMRRQKTNTPLQALVTLNDPTFVEAAKVMGEQMTRTPDNREAIITTYRKLTGHRPTPGEVSLLLALQQAELKKFRQHPEKQTGWLNTGQYKIDKTLDSSMIAANSVVASAIINSDASLTKR
- a CDS encoding FAD-dependent oxidoreductase, with protein sequence MPLGQSKEQEEELEKIRQSAVTAGVSVELSENIPVPIPFSRAIKAGGQAKFNPMSYVNALAKAFEGSGGIIMQENRVIHVENEKSHVQVQTSAGTFRGKSVVYATHIPPGINLLHLRCVPYRSYAMAIILEDDQYLDDLSYDLYDPYRYYRTQEVDGQKYLIAGGEDHQTGHMENNTQCFLKLENYLKQHFRIKEIKYRWSSQYYEPADGLPYIGNLPGQADNIYVCTGYGGNGMIYSSVAALLLTRTILGRDAKFTKLYDPNRIKPIAGFSSFISHNVDVVTQFLDKIINKEQLKQLTNIAPGEGKVVEYEDQKIAIYKDDQGEIHVVNPVCTHMKCDVKWNEAERSWDCPCHGARYDINGNVLNTPADKGLEQLEL
- a CDS encoding alpha-ketoglutarate-dependent dioxygenase AlkB — encoded protein: MKLFDDIELFDEGRKRFIDFMLPGADLRLWEQFFCKDLSDRYYKILINTTPWGQRSRKMYEKVIPDPRLTAYYGGANGLEWTEHLLEIKGLVESECGICFDRVLLNYYRDGNDSVAWHSDTLPKDGKHHPIASVTFGDTRLFKIRRKTDKSITQLSIPLTHGSFLLMGASMQDLYEHHVPKTRKIVGGRINLTFRISDPSKSVYLADNKDI
- a CDS encoding DUF1501 domain-containing protein, with amino-acid sequence MSDFHHDEEFRLHTPEFNELNKKLDRRNFLTKTSLGIGALALGSLFGNKLFSGSPNAASISTGDLEADILRALPHFAPKAKRVVYLFQSGGPSQFETFDYKPVLAKLMGQNLPDSVRKGQRLTGMSANQSALPMVPSYYKFNQHGQNGTWMSELMPFTAAVVDELCIVKSIHSEAINHDPAITFFQTGNQLPGRPSIGSWISYGLGSDNNNLPTFIVLVSKNGQKDQPLYARLWGNGFLPSKHQGVQFRAGKDPVLFLNNPDGYDGKDRKEMLEYLSKLNQIQNAAYGDPEVDARIAQYEMAYRMQTSVPEVMSTADEPNEIFEMYGPDSRDSGTYAANCLLARKLLEKDVKFIQLYHQGWDQHSNLPSGIATQCKATDQATAALIKDLKQRGLLEDTLVIWGGEFGRTVYSQGKLTANDYGRDHHPRCFTMWMAGAGVKPGITYGETDDFSYNIVKDPVHVHDFQATLLHLMGIDHERLTYKFQGRRFRLTDVEGKVVKDILT
- a CDS encoding nicotinamide-nucleotide amidohydrolase family protein; its protein translation is MNNEFVNANNLSNIGKIILAKNQTIAVAESVTAGHMQVAFSLADNAINFFQGGITVYNIGQKVQHLSVEPVHALSCNCVSEKVAIEMAINVCDLFLSDWGIAITGYASTVPEEGIIELFSIYAISYKSKILSKGIIRPENSGNPVLVRHQYVNTLLEIFNNLLSRPEGIDS
- a CDS encoding twin-arginine translocation signal domain-containing protein, which encodes MKNSRRNFIKNATIASALIAATPAKSFAILHKDLQPDDHIIGQGAFTYKADKSWAKISVNTNPLANCHEMVQDSKGRLIMLGDHTHNNILIFDKSGKLLDYWGTALPGGHGLSISKEGDEDFLLLTDCGWALDRTGNNYGQSGQVLKTTLDGKLIFAIGHPRTIGIYKDNEPFKPTETAVAPNGDIYVADGYGSDYIIQYNSKGQYIRHFGGHHNTNKDYNLNNAHGVTVDTRDKNNPTLICTSREENCFKVFTLDGKFIKRIDMPGMYVCRAVINEQNIYAGVCWSKDANGKRFDYSGFVTVLNANDEVVSNPGGAAPVYKNGILQPTLQATNPVFQHGHDVCIDEDKNIYVCQWNAYHTAPVKLTRI
- a CDS encoding response regulator, which encodes MAKKILITENDADVKLLLSSMLKNRFSLSFIDSGRQLLQGLFEKPDLFIINSQLHDANILEVCKALKSNERTKGVPILIVSASIDIEELMEECPGDDYISKPFSGSDLQKKIDEIISEKALGNLYK